In a single window of the Raphanus sativus cultivar WK10039 chromosome 9, ASM80110v3, whole genome shotgun sequence genome:
- the LOC108823478 gene encoding uncharacterized protein LOC108823478, whose product MPTGDCFHCHKPGHWANRCPLKSATKITTIDPAASPPVIHCHCDRACLVLTSKTLKNPNRRFYKCSAVPNCEFFKWCDEVSINSQPVSLNPPCPCGSGPCRRVTVPDGPNANRSSFVCCIKKGFGACGFSQWEDDAQIQSEQVGLGGPPCTSTLSDFSEFKNSLPNIDLSSDASVNQEPKDVGSFETEEKVLSSLAPEHNENQLKDLCYYYTTNSDDTGFRGKESYAPEVAEATSLSENIINQVSNRPTCQSTTSIETEASCSSLMDLIEQYNSEKLYFESVSMKHVDVLSAFTGSYKILESLRDTAHNLSTQLTEVKKQVKLYEAKTSEFAASLEEVCGEMTKSQNKMVETARRVLKELSGRKVAAL is encoded by the exons ATGCCAACTGGCGATTGCTTTCACTGCCACAAGCCAGGTCACTGGGCGAACCGTTGCCCTCTCAAATCCGCAACGAAGATCACCACCATCGACCCCGCAGCTTCTCCTCCGGTCATTCACTGCCACTGCGACCGAGCTTGCCTTGTTTTGACTTCTAAAACTCTGAAAAACCCTAACAGGAGATTCTACAAGTGCTCAGCA GTCCCAAACTGCGAATTTTTCAAATGGTGCGACGAAGTGAGTATCAATTCGCAACCTGTCTCCCTCAACCCTCCTTGCCCTTGTGGCTCTGGTCCCTGTAGAAGAGTAACAGTCCCCGATGGACCAAACGCTAACCGTTCTTCCTTTGTTTGTTGCATTAAGAAG GGTTTCGGAGCTTGTGGATTCTCTCAATGGGAGGATGATGCTCAAATTCAATCTGAACAAGTAGGACTTGGTGGTCCTCCTTGTACTTCTACATTGTCTGATTTTTCGGAGTTTAAAAATTCACTTCCTAATATTGATTTGAGTTCGGATGCTAGTGTAAACCaag AACCTAAAGATGTGGGTAGTTTTGAGACAGAAGAGAAAGTGCTCTCTTCACTTGCACCGGAACATAATGAAAATCAACTAAAGGATTTGTGTTATTATTACACAACAAATAGTGATGATACGGGGTTTCGTGGTAAAGAGAGTTATGCACCTGAGGTAGCTGAAGCAACGAGTCTTTCTGAGAACATCATCAATCAAGTTTCTAATAGACCAACCTGTCAATCTACTACGTCTATTGAAACCGAAGCCTCTTGCTCCTCTTTGATGGACCTCATTGAGCAATATAACTCGGAGAAGCTCTATTTCGAGAGTGTTTCTATGAAACATGTTGATGTGTTGTCCGCTTTTACGGGTTCGTACAAGATATTAGAGTCTCTTCGTGATACAGCGCATAATCTGAGCACACAGCTTACTGAAGTAAAGAAACAAGTGAAGCTTTACGAAGCCAAGACCTCGGAATTTGCAGCGAGTCTTGAAGAAGTCTGCGGTGAAATGACGAAATCGCAGAATAAAATGGTGGAGACGGCAAGGAGAGTACTGAAAGAACTGAGTGGAAGGAAAGTTGCTGCTCTGTAG
- the LOC108836515 gene encoding uncharacterized protein LOC108836515, which produces MKEHLKRINGLYVTLLLALYACAIIVQLEAASETKTCFQKKSPCFLMKQTCPKQCPSFSPPYGSSKACVVDCFNPICKATCRNRKPNCNGRGSACLDPRFIGGDGVVFYFHGKRDEHFALVSDTDLQVNARFIGLRPSGRSRDFTWIQSLGLIFGPNSKTFTLEAQKAAKWDHQVDHLRLSFEGKEILLPKGDSAIWSPPGTGYIKIERTSDMNSVLVTLPDIAEIWVNVVPVTKEDDTIHKYERPENDCFAHLEVQFRFLRLSPNVEGVLGRTYREDFQNPAKPGVAMPVVGGEDKYRTSSLLETSCNACVYSRGSRSSDKIEPLSLNQNTVDCTGGSSSGIGIFCRK; this is translated from the exons ATGAAGGAACATCTAAAGCGCATCAATGGGTTGTACGTTACATTGTTACTAGCGCTCTATGCGTGTGCTATCATTGTACAACTCGAAGCAGCGTCGGAAACAAAGACATGTTTCCAAAAGAAGAGCCCATGCTTCCTTATGAAGCAGACTTGCCCAAAGCAGTGCCCTTCGTTTTCCCCTCCCTACGGTAGCTCCAAGGCATGCGTCGTAGATTGTTTTAACCCTATATGCAAAGCCACTTGCCGAA ATAGAAAGCCTAACTGCAACGGCAGAGGATCAGCATGCTTAGACCCACGATTCATAGGTGGCGACGGCGTCGTATTCTACTTTCACGGCAAACGCGATGAGCATTTCGCACTCGTCTCTGACACTGACCTCCAAGTCAACGCACGCTTCATTGGTCTCAGACCCTCTGGCCGAAGCAGAGACTTCACATGGATCCAATCTTTGGGTCTGATCTTCGGCCCCAATAGCAAAACCTTCACACTCGAGGCCCAAAAGGCTGCGAAATGGGACCACCAAGTGGACCATCTCCGTCTTTCCTTCGAGGGAAAAGAGATTCTTTTACCAAAAGGGGATTCGGCTATCTGGAGCCCTCCGGGGACTGGCTATATAAAGATCGAGAGGACTTCAGACATGAACTCCGTGTTGGTCACGTTACCAGACATTGCCGAGATTTGGGTCAACGTTGTTCCGGTCACAAAGGAAGACGACACGATACATAAATACGAGAGACCTGAAAATGACTGTTTTGCCCATCTCGAAGTCCAGTTCCGATTCTTGAGGTTGTCCCCGAACGTGGAGGGTGTTTTGGGAAGAACATACAGAGAGGATTTCCAGAATCCTGCGAAGCCAGGGGTGGCTATGCCGGTCGTCGGTGGGGAAGATAAATACAGAACATCTTCGCTTCTTGAAACGAGTTGTAATGCTTGTGTTTACTCACGTGGCTCTAGAAGTTCCGACAAGATCGAGCCCTTGTCGCTGAATCAAAACACTGTTGATTGCACTGGAGGATCGAGCAGTGGTATTGGAATCTTCtgcagaaaataa
- the LOC108827917 gene encoding uncharacterized protein LOC108827917, with translation MLASNPSDRMNGLDFFFSSSPSPPVVAGEEEDDDWGDFVDSSPKPNGFSADRGGATNSTPARIESENKKNSQTQWVTPRGPVPLSVFGEAEEEEEDESGAPFNFSFDSFSEKHRNGSANTNPTVEISGVIANLYRENEPNDEINVNEKDPGVSFESFSWNPLNLDDAQRSEKKKTVVSDSDPTCSDLRNDDDDDDFDDGWEFKTAESVLDPSSKENARNGSVVVVESTTDFDSSMWSSPTNGKRENRDDDDPWGNGGWEFKIAETSETKKDLANKESNGWGFGFGSENETTTSYDSNFEKVLHKEENGSISFPSSTNVSAGGSSWAFNQPSLDTGKEKEEKEVQPEKPKGVLPLSFFEDEALETSDDLVHEDNLVSACDFSVREKTKAPSQTVSINDLISSLYSQVEEKNAANLSEKSATVNGEDDSWEFQGPTKTITDSSAAEGGDDFDTTWEFQGPSLPLKNSDAADEVDDDSWEFQGPTQPVKDNTSREGDNDLWESKQSSVEIEGGTGFSVPNGFGKSHEETVITIEPNDYLDVFHKLKTELSYLALTHLETLKEARDLAANSDEVAEAQKYEDEIQDLQNMLKNDVLIGEVNAESLQVRSSGTTELYKVLQEPKFRTVDSEDLLSERLLLAEKDWKSTIELLKHATLTLKVLNLGSHEQQSKYASTWLVIARTCAQELRHAASIWKQAIQNDVQEEILSKPQGKSFVQSVGEIYRVVKILRASTRLYKPWILLHPTSSTVLAVLDECVELWLSSGLEEALRNNNITRLQGLDSDYSAGQLLESIRCIDEVDAFTLHACITSDTSPTCCISALNNEIVPGIKMVEWNGEHYLVSLANLWANLISRDSPDLASPSLFARS, from the exons ATGCTCGCATCAAATCCATCCGATCGAATGAACGGCCTcgatttcttcttctcctcctccccTTCTCCCCCCGTCGTcgctggagaagaagaagatgatgattggGGAGACTTCGTCGACTCTTCCCCTAAACCAAATGGCTTCTCCGCAGATCGAGGCGGTGCCACCAATTCGACGCCAGCTCGGATCGAATCTGAGAATAAGAAGAATAGCCAGACGCAGTGGGTTACCCCTCGTGGTCCGGTGCCACTTTCTGTGTTCGGAGAGgccgaggaggaggaggaagatgaatcAGGTGCGCCGTTTAACTTCTCATTCGATTCCTTCTCTGAGAAACACCGCAACGGATCTGCGAATACGAATCCAACCGTGGAGATCAGCGGCGTGATCGCAAATCTGTACAGAGAGAACGAACCTAACGACGAGATCAATGTGAACGAGAAAGATCCAGGTGTCAGTTTCGAGAGTTTTAGCTGGAATCCATTGAATCTTGATGATGCACAGAGAtccgagaagaagaagacggtgGTTTCGGATTCGGATCCGACTTGTTCGGATTTgagaaatgatgatgatgacgacgatTTCGATGACGGTTGGGAGTTTAAAACGGCCGAGTCTGTTTTGGATCCAAGCTCTAAG GAGAATGCTAGAAATGGATCTGTTGTGGTGGTTGAGAGCACAACAGATTTTGATTCAAGCATGTGGAGTTCACCAACAAATGGTAAACGAGAAAATAGAGATGATGATGACCCTTGGGGTAATGGTGGATGGGAGTTTAAGATTGCTGAAACGAGTGAGACGAAGAAGGATTTAGCAAACAAG GAATCTAACGGTTGGGggttcgggtttggttctgagAATGAAACAACCACTTCTTATGATTCAAACTTTGAGAAAGTTTTGCATAAGGAGGAAAATGGCTCGATTTCATTTCCAAGTAGTACGAATGTGAGTGCCGGAGGATCTTCTTGGGCTTTTAATCAGCCTTCTTTGGATACTGGTAAAGAGAAAGAG GAAAAAGAAGTGCAGCCAGAGAAGCCAAAGGGAGTCTTGCCACTGTCGTTCTTTGAGGACGAAGCATTGGAAACTTCTGATGATTTGGTTCATGAGGATAATCTTGTTTCAGCCTGTGATTTCTCCGTGAGAGAGAAAACTAAGGCTCCAAGTCAAACTGTGTCAATCAATGACCTTATATCAAGTTTATACAGTCAGGTGGAGGAGAAGAATGCTGCTAATCTGTCGGAAAAGTCTGCCACTGTAAATGGCGAGGATGATTCATGGGAGTTCCAGGGCCCCACAAAGACCATAACAGATTCGAGCGCAGCAGAAGGTGGTGATGATTTTGACACTACTTGGGAGTTTCAAGGTCCTTCTCTGCCCTTGAAAAACTCTGATGCTGCGGATGAGGTTGACGATGATTCCTGGGAATTTCAAGGTCCAACACAGCCTGTGAAAGATAATACATCGAGGGAAGGAGATAATGACTTGTGGGAATCTAAACAGAGTTCAGTGGAAATTGAAGGTGGGACTGGGTTCTCTGTTCCAAATGGTTTTGGAAAATCTCATGAAGAAACAGTAATCACCATAGAGCCTAATGATTACCTAGATGTCTTTCATAAGCTGAAGACTGAACTATCCTACCTTGCTCTAACCCATCTTGAGACTTTAAAG GAAGCTCGTGACTTGGCTGCTAATTCTGATGAAGTCGCTGAGGCTCAAAAATATGAAGATGAAATACAG GATCTGCAAAACATGCTGAAAAATGATGTTTTGATCGGTGAGGTCAACGCAGAGAGTCTCCAAGTTAGATCATCTGGCACTACTGAACTTTACAAAGTTCTCCAAGAGCCAAAGTTTCGTACAGTTGATTCAGAAGATCTCCTGTCAGAGAGATTGTTATTA GCAGAGAAGGACTGGAAATCAACGATTGAACTTCTCAAACACGCCACGTTGACCCTGAAGGTTCTAAACTTGGGTTCACATGAGCAGCAGTCGAAATACGCTTCAACTTGGTTAGTCATTGCTAGGACCTGCGCTCAAGAACTGCGGCATGCTGCATCTATTTGGAAACAGGCGATTCAAAATGATGTTCAAGAAGAAATCCTATCTAAACCTCAAG GGAAGAGCTTTGTTCAGTCAGTGGGAGAAATTTACAGAGTAGTGAAAATCCTAAGAGCTTCGACGAGACTATATAAACCGTGGATTTTATTACACCCGACATCATCTACTGTGTTGGCTGTTTTGGACGAGTGTGTGGAGTTGTGGCTAAGCTCTGGATTAGAAGAAGCTCTTCGGAATAATAATATCACCCGTCTCCAAGGACTTGACAGTGACTATTCTGCTGGTCAGCTTCTAGAATCAATCAGATGTATAGACGAAGTTGACGCCTTCACACTTCACGCCTGCATCACCTCAGATACATCACCTACCTGCTGCATTTCTGCCCTAAATAATGAAATAGTACCAG GAATTAAGATGGTGGAGTGGAACGGAGAGCATTACTTGGTGTCTCTTGCTAATCTATGGGCTAATCTGATCAGCCGCGACTCACCTGACCTTGCCAGCCCCAGTCTTTTTGCCCGGTCTTAG
- the LOC108825369 gene encoding transcription factor bHLH96-like gives MALEGAISQHSYNGKEAYSNIYADNEPPFSDLQAALCFLDYQTDNYDSTFLQEGYYGNTTTFLHQPPNEIVVNEQKPTANCGISFHGDMGNNQVTRRRTRAKKNKEEISNQRMTHIAVERNRRRQMNEYLSVLRSLMPESYVQRCDQASTVGGAINFIRELEHRLHLQNLSCDPNEISLSGSCMSSATPFSDTFKLPQFSMGSSSVSDNMVVEVNALADIEVSLVESHATLKIRSRRRPKVLFHLVSGLQSLGFIILHLNISTVSDFVLYCFSTKMEDCCKLSSVADIATAVYEMLNMHNDS, from the exons ATGGCTCTCGAGGGGGCGATTTCCCAACACAGCTATAATGGGAAAGAAGCCTATTCCAACATTTACGCAGATAATGAACCACCGTTTTCTGATCTCCAAGCCGCTCTTTGTTTTCTCGACTACCAAACCGATAACTACGACTCTACTTTTCTCCAAGAAGGTTACTATGGGAATACTACTACATTCCTTCATCAACCACCTAATGAAATTGTAGTTAATGAGCAGAAACCTACGGCGAACTGCGGTATCAGTTTCCACGGAGATATGGGGAATAATCAAGTAACGCGACGCAGAACAAGGGCcaagaaaaacaaagaagaaattaGTAATCAACGTATGACTCACATTGCAGTGGAGCGCAACAGGAGAAGACAGATGAATGAGTACCTCTCTGTTCTCCGCTCTCTCATGCCTGAGTCATATGTTCAAAGG TGTGACCAAGCATCAACAGTAGGGGGTGCAATAAACTTCATCAGAGAACTCGAACACCGTCTTCACCTTCAAAACCTCAGTTGTGATCCAAATGAAATATCTCTATCAGGAAGCTGTATGTCATCGGCGACACCTTTCTCCGACACCTTCAAGCTTCCCCAGTTCTCAATGGGTTCCTCTTCTGTCAGTGATAACATGGTTGTCGAGGTTAACGCATTGGCTGATATCGAAGTAAGCCTCGTCGAGAGCCACGCAACTCTTAAGATAAGGTCAAGAAGAAGACCAAAGGTTCTTTTCCACCTGGTCTCTGGCTTACAGAGCTTAGGTTTTATCATTCTACACTTGAATATCTCCACTGTTTCTGACTTTGTCCTCTACTGTTTCTCCACTAAG ATGGAAGATTGTTGTAAGCTTTCCTCCGTCGCTGATATAGCTACTGCAGTGTATGAAATGCTCAATATGCATAACGATTCATGA